The Bartonella krasnovii sequence TTATGAACAAACAACATCAAGGTGTATCTTTGAGAAAGAAGCATTGCGGTCTACTCTGAGTTTTTACAAAACAGAAAACTTAAACAGTGGTGCTGATACACAGATCGTTGCTTCATATAGCGAAGTGAAAGCTGCTGTACAAAGAAATGAAGATTTGCAAGAGCCTGTAAGGCTTAAAAAAGAAGAACCAGAACAGACAACTAAAGTAGATTCTCTTCCTCTTTCTTCAGAGGATTTAGAAGATGCGTTTTCGCATAAAGAAAGTAGCAGCCGTGATGCTTTTGCCACGGAAGATTCTTCTTCATCGGCAAAGCAGCTAGAGTGATAACTGGTATTTTTATAAATGAAAACTAGAATTTTGATAGGGTGGTATAATGAAAGCTAGATAAGAAAATATTAAAGCTCTAATTAGTAAGATTAGACAAAATCTCTTCTAATTGAGGGCAAAAAAATGAAAATGATAGAACAAAACAGCGTTGATATAGCATTTAGTCAGAGAGCAGCACGTGAAATTACAGTTGTGATGCGCTCAGAAAGGGAATGGTATTTTACGTTTGTTGCCGATGATCCAATCACCGGAAAACCTAATAAATATACATTACTTACACAAAGAGGAAAATTAAGAACTTGGGCTGACCCAAAATATCTCTTTAAGTTTCTTCATGAAAGAGGGGTCATTTGTGGGAGTTTTAATCTTAATCAGGATAAAGAACATGAAACAATTAAATATTCTTCAGAAAATAATTAGGAGTAAAACGACTAAAACATCTGCAGTTCTAACTGTATTTTTTATGACATATTCTACATGGGCCCAAGCGGCGTTAGATCCTGCAACAAAAGCCTTAACAGCTCTTCAGACAGACTTAAAGACGCTTATCCCTATTGCTGCTGCTGTTATACTTTTGTGCTTAGCAATTGGTTATGCAGGGCGCTACATCGGAAAAGATACATTTGTGCGGTGGAGTATCGGTGTTGTTATTGCAGGATCAGCAGCTGAGCTTGCTAATTTGTTGTTTAAAGTTAATTAATGAAAAAAACTTAGATTTCAGTATTTTATTTATATTCAAAAAACTATATTGAAAAAAAGAAAGTACTCATGTCAACTGTAGTATAAATTGAGATAAAAGATATGAAACAATCAAATATTTTTAAAACGATTAAGAGTAAAGTTAGTAAAGCGTCTGCAGTTTTTACTGTATTTTTTGTAACCAATCCTGTGTGTGCTCAGCCACAACATTTAACAACTGCAAATACAGCTTTAAATGCTCTCCAGACAGACTTAAAAACGATTATTCCTCTTGCTGCTGGCGTTATACTTTTGTGTTTAGCAATTGGTTATGCAGGACGCTATATCAGCAAAGATACATTTGTACGTTGGGGTATCGGTGTTGTTATCGCTGGTTCAGCTGCCGAACTTGCTAAGCTTTTATTCACGACTCCATAAATAATCATAAAATTATGTAATATGAAATATTATTTTTACTCAGAGAGAAATTTAAATTGCGAAGTCTTATGCATATCTAGAAAACTAGATCGAAAAAGAGGGATTATTATACAAATTTTAATCTAAATTAGGATAAATAATGTGAAAAAATTAAATATTCTTCAAATAATAATTCGTAATAAAACTGTTAAAATCCTTGCCGCTTTAGCTGTATTTTTTATAACATATCCTGTGTATGCTCAAGTGCAATTAAGCAATGCAAATAAAGCTTTAACGGAACTCAAGAGTGACTTAGATAAGATTATCCCTCTTGCCGCTGGCGTTGTACTTTTGTGTTTAGCAATCGGTTATGCGGGGCGCTACATCGGAAAAGATACATTCGTACGGTGGGCTATCGGTGTTGTCATTGCAGGATCAGCTGCCCAACTCGCTAATCTGTTATTCAAAGGTGCAGCTGGTTAAAATTCACTATAGCAATAATAAAAATGTCTAATAGGAAGTAAAAGATATCCATTAATTATAAATAAAGCCAATAATAGTTTCATTTATATTGAAAATATATGAAATGTTATTTAGAATTTTAAAGAGAGAAATATGAAAAAATTAATTAATTTCCAATCAAAAAATAATAACAAAATCATCATACTTTCTGCAGCATTAACTGTTTTTTCTATGTGCAGTCCTGTATATGCTAACCCGCAATTATCAAATGCAAAAAATGCTTTAGAAAGGCTCACAGAAGACTTAAAGGTAATTATCCCTCTTGCTGCTGGCGTTATACTTTTGTGTTTAGCAATTGGTTATGCAGGGCGCTACATCGGAAAAGATACATTCGTACGGTGGGCTATCGGTGTTGTCATCGCGGGATCAGCAGCCCAACTTGCTAACCTGTTATTCAAAGGTGCAGCATAAATCAGTATAATACAAAGTGTTTTTAAGGTAAAAAACTATCTAAATTATTAAAATATTATGGTAATATTTCGTTAAGGTATAATATGCAAGAATTAATTAATATTCAATCGAAAAAGGACAACAGAATTACTGTAATTTCTGTAGCTGCAGTTACGTTTTTTATGAACAGTTCTTATGCTAAAGCAGTGAATTTAACAAAGGCTCAAACGGCTTTAAATGCACTCAAGAGTGACTTAGATAAGATTATCCCTCTTGCCGCTGGCGTTATACTTTTGTGTTTAGCAATCGGTTATGCGGGGCGTTACATCGGAAAAGATACATTCGTACGGTGGGCAATAGGTGTTGTCATTGCAGGATCAGCTGCCCAACTTGCTAACCTGTTATTCAAAGGTGCAGCTAGTTAAAATTAATAACAATAGTATATAATACGAAGTAATTTATAATCTTAGTGGAGAAAATATGCAAAAATTAATTAATTTTCAGTCAAAAAGTAACAATAGAATTGTCGCATTTTCTGTAGCCGTAATTGCGTTTTTTATAACGCATCCTACGTATGCAAAATTAGATCCTGCTGAAAAAGCTTTAGGAGCTCTGAAAAAAGATCTTATTGATCACATTATCCCTCTTGCTGCTGGCGTTATACTTTTATGCTTAGCTATTGGTTATGCAGGAAGATACATTGGAAAAGATACGTTTGTACGGTGGGCTATCGGTGTTGTCATTGCAGGATCAGCTGCCCAACTTTCTAACTTGTTATTTAAAGGTACTGTATGAATCAGTATAATACAAAGTGTTTTTAAGGT is a genomic window containing:
- a CDS encoding TrwN protein, which gives rise to MIIPDFAMFAASYISDTPHPVFSALIEQEARDNAYITGKNDKLFRQLSLLKARVEETATTEQFKQNKHNFDAIFEQIDVENMKWLSFFGAFDFCRNLASAQSALTYYYEQTTSRCIFEKEALRSTLSFYKTENLNSGADTQIVASYSEVKAAVQRNEDLQEPVRLKKEEPEQTTKVDSLPLSSEDLEDAFSHKESSSRDAFATEDSSSSAKQLE
- the korA gene encoding KorA family transcriptional regulator, with the protein product MKMIEQNSVDIAFSQRAAREITVVMRSEREWYFTFVADDPITGKPNKYTLLTQRGKLRTWADPKYLFKFLHERGVICGSFNLNQDKEHETIKYSSENN
- the trwL gene encoding VirB2 family type IV secretion system major pilin TrwL codes for the protein MKQLNILQKIIRSKTTKTSAVLTVFFMTYSTWAQAALDPATKALTALQTDLKTLIPIAAAVILLCLAIGYAGRYIGKDTFVRWSIGVVIAGSAAELANLLFKVN
- the trwL gene encoding VirB2 family type IV secretion system major pilin TrwL produces the protein MKQSNIFKTIKSKVSKASAVFTVFFVTNPVCAQPQHLTTANTALNALQTDLKTIIPLAAGVILLCLAIGYAGRYISKDTFVRWGIGVVIAGSAAELAKLLFTTP
- the trwL gene encoding VirB2 family type IV secretion system major pilin TrwL, with the protein product MKKLNILQIIIRNKTVKILAALAVFFITYPVYAQVQLSNANKALTELKSDLDKIIPLAAGVVLLCLAIGYAGRYIGKDTFVRWAIGVVIAGSAAQLANLLFKGAAG
- the trwL gene encoding VirB2 family type IV secretion system major pilin TrwL → MKKLINFQSKNNNKIIILSAALTVFSMCSPVYANPQLSNAKNALERLTEDLKVIIPLAAGVILLCLAIGYAGRYIGKDTFVRWAIGVVIAGSAAQLANLLFKGAA
- the trwL gene encoding VirB2 family type IV secretion system major pilin TrwL, producing the protein MQELINIQSKKDNRITVISVAAVTFFMNSSYAKAVNLTKAQTALNALKSDLDKIIPLAAGVILLCLAIGYAGRYIGKDTFVRWAIGVVIAGSAAQLANLLFKGAAS
- the trwL gene encoding VirB2 family type IV secretion system major pilin TrwL, which gives rise to MQKLINFQSKSNNRIVAFSVAVIAFFITHPTYAKLDPAEKALGALKKDLIDHIIPLAAGVILLCLAIGYAGRYIGKDTFVRWAIGVVIAGSAAQLSNLLFKGTV